From Oncorhynchus clarkii lewisi isolate Uvic-CL-2024 chromosome 26, UVic_Ocla_1.0, whole genome shotgun sequence, the proteins below share one genomic window:
- the LOC139384919 gene encoding carbohydrate sulfotransferase 1-like, whose product MQCSWKAVILLALASIAIQYTAIRTLTSKPFQLCPVPSPQNCGLLGGPETESPIEGRAGCDDYPYFSFNASRKTHIMVLATTRSGSSFVGQLLNQHADIFYLFEPLYHVQTTLIPRLSHSRNAADRRVMLGASRDLLRSLYGCDLYFLESYIKPAPANHTTDKLFRRGASRALCSLPVCDAFGPTDTNVEEGDCVKKCASLNMTLAADACREKRHVAIKVVRVPEIGDLRALVEDPRLNIKVIQLVRDPRGILSSRIETFRDTYRLWRIWRATGRRPYNLDLSQLTVVCEDFLGSVSTGLSHPHWLKGKYMLVRYEDLSRNPLLKTMEIYDFLGLPMDKSVEEWIQTNTRGSTELSAKHKYGTVRDSAANAESWRLKLSYDMVEYTQATCHKVLHQLGYKAVKSAEELKNMSLSLVQDKTYVPFS is encoded by the coding sequence ATGCAATGTTCCTGGAAGGCAGTGATCCTGCTGGCCTTGGCCTCCATCGCCATCCAGTACACCGCCATCCGGACTCTCACCTCCAAGCCCTTCCAGCTTTGCCCCGTGCCAAGCCCCCAGAACTGTGGCCTCCTGGGAGGCCCCGAGACAGAGTCCCCCATAGAGGGGCGGGCCGGCTGCGACGACTACCCCTACTTCAGCTTCAACGCCTCCCGTAAGACCCACATCATGGTGCTGGCTACAACGCGCAGCGGCTCCTCCTTCGTGGGCCAGCTGCTCAACCAGCATGCTGACATCTTCTACCTATTCGAGCccctctaccatgtccagaccaCTCTGATCCCTCGGCTATCTCACAGCCGCAACGCAGCCGACCGCAGGGTGATGCTGGGTGCCAGTCGCGATCTCCTGCGGAGCCTCTACGGCTGTGACCTCTACTTCCTAGAGAGTTACATTAAGCCGGCGCCGGCCAACCACACCACGGACAAGCTGTTCCGTAGAGGGGCCAGCCGGGCGCTATGCTCACTGCCCGTGTGTGATGCCTTTGGACCCACCGACACCAATGTAGAGGAGGGTGACTGCGTCAAGAAGTGTGCCTCCCTCAACATGACCCTGGCGGCCGATGCCTGCCGCGAGAAGCGGCATGTGGCGATCAAGGTTGTGCGTGTGCCGGAGATCGGGGACCTGCGGGCGCTGGTGGAGGATCCACGGCTGAACATCAAGGTTATCCAGTTGGTGCGCGACCCTCGCGGGATCCTGTCGTCGCGGATCGAGACTTTCCGGGACACCTACCGTCTGTGGAGGATCTGGAGGGCCACAGGGCGGAGGCCCTACAACCTGGACCTCAGCCAGCTGACAGTGGTTTGTGAGGACTTCCTCGGCTCTGTGTCCACAGGACTCAGCCACCCCCACTGGCTCAAAGGGAAGTATATGCTGGTGCGTTACGAGGATCTGTCCAGGAACCCTCTGCTGAAGACCATGGAGATATATGACTTCCTGGGTCTGCCAATGGACAAGAGCGTGGAGGAGTGGATACAGACCAACACTAGGGGCAGCACCGAGCTGTCGGCTAAACACAAGTACGGTACAGTGAGGGACTCAGCGGCCAACGCCGAGAGCTGGCGCTTGAAACTGTCCTACGACATGGTGGAGTACACGCAGGCCACGTGTCACAAGGTTCTACATCAGCTGGGCTATAAGGCAGTAAAGTCAGCTGAGGAACTGAAAAACATGTCGCTCTCACTCGTGCAGGACAAAACTTATGTACCTTTTTCCTAA